The following is a genomic window from Rutidosis leptorrhynchoides isolate AG116_Rl617_1_P2 unplaced genomic scaffold, CSIRO_AGI_Rlap_v1 contig295, whole genome shotgun sequence.
CTCTGCTCATTTGACACATGCGCAGACTGTCAATATCTCAACCATTGTTGAGCCACGCACTTTCAAACAAGCTATCAAACATGATGCTTGAAAGAACGCCATTGATGCAGAATTACAAGCCCTCAAAGATAATGGTACATGGTTTTTTACTACTCTACCAGCAGGCAAGAGACCTATTGGGTGCAAATGGATTTTTAAAACAAAGTATAATTTTGATGGAACTATTGAAAGACATAAGGCACGTTTAGTTGCTAAAGTTTATATACATCAACATGGTATAGATTATTTGGAAACATTCTTTGGTGGGCTTTGGCCAAACATGGTGTCTCTAGTCAGTATATCACCTTCATTCAAGATATGTATGAGGGAGTACGGACTAGCATGGGGACAAATGGAGGAGACATGTCATATTTCCCAATCACCATAGGCGTGCATCAAGGCTCAGCTTTGAGCCCATATCTTTTCATGTTAGTGATGGATATATTGACTCGACACATCCAAGACGATATACCATGATGCATGTTGTTTGCGGATGATGTCGTCTTGATTGATGAGAACAGAGAAGGAGTAAATGCAAAGTTAGAGTTGTGGAAGGAGTCCTTGGAGTCAAAAGGTTTCAGATTAAGTCGTAGTAAGACGGAGTATATGCATTGCGATTTTAGTGGACAAGGAAGGGGCCAGTCTAGTACCATTCAGTTGGGAGGAGAAGATGTACCTAGATGCGATAGTTTTCgatacaagatggagagattgacaAGGATGTCACTCATCGCATACAAGCGGGATGGGAAAAATGGAGAAAAGCAACCGGTATCTTGTGTGATAGACATATCTCAAGTTGGCTCAAAGGGAAGTTCTATAGAACAACAGTGAGACCTGCTATTTTATATGGAAGTGAATGTTGGCCGATAAAGAAACAACAAGAGCACAAGGTTAAGGTTGTAGAGATGCGGATGTTGAGATGGTCGAGTGGACTTACATTAAAAGATAAAGTCCAAAACAAGACTATTAGGAGCAACCTTAAAGTTGCACCTATAGATGAGAAGATAAGAGAGGGTAGACTTAGGTGGTTCAGGCATGTGAGACGTAGACCTATAGATGCTCCGGTTAGAAAGTGTGAGGATAGAGATATAGGAACAGAGAGGAGAGGGAGGGGGAGACCTAGACTCACGTGGGAGAGGGTAACTAGGAAGGATTTAGATTTATTAGATATTCTAGAAGACTTAGTAGAGGAGAGAGGGGAGTGGAGACGTAGTATTCATGTAGCAGATGCTTTATAGATAGTTTAGTTAGGGATGATAGGTTTATTGTTAGGTTTATTTGTAGGGTATATATTTTAGTTATAGGTTAGTGCTAGTTATATATGTCTTTATGTTTCATTAGATgatttcctatatatatatatataccatattacATGTATTATATATGCTTCGGAACACGGCATGTGAGCTACACATAGCCCTTGCGTTTAAAAGTTGAGGATTCATATAGCCGACTCCACACGGTGGAATTGAGGCTTGTTGTTATTGTATTCTCATCGGTTGCCAAGATCAGTATCATTCATTTATTACTTGCCGTTACAGCTGCTAAACAATGGCATCTTGAGTAACTATACATTAGCAATGCCTTCCTTCATGGTGATTTGGATGAGGATGTTTATATGCTTCCTCCTCTTGGCTGCACAATTCCACCTAATACTGTATGCAAACTACAGAAGTCACTATATGGTTTAAAACAAGCAAGTCGACAATGGAATGCAAAATTGACCAATGCTCTACTCAGTTTTGGGTTTACCTCAAATCATAGTGATTGCTCTCTCTTTTTCCATTCGACTCCTTCTTTTACAGTGCTTCTTCTGTATGTCGATGATGTCATTCTTGCCGGCATTTCGATGACTGTGATTGCTGCTGTTAAGGCTTTTCTGCATAGCTCCTTTAGCATCAAGAATCTTGGTCCATTGAAGTACTTCTTGGGTCTTGAGATTCATCGAACTGAAGCTAGTATTCATCTTTCACGACGGAAATACACTCATGAGTTGTTAGAGGAAGCTGGTTATCTTGTTGCCAAACCAGTAGTCACTCTAGTGACTCCTGACACTGACTTTTCGGTTTCTTCCCCTTCATTGACTGACGTCTCCAATTATCGAAAGCTCATTGGTCAATTGTTAACTCGATTCAAACTCGTCCAGATATTGCACAATCTGTTCAAGTACTCTCCCAATTTCTCGTAAAACCCAGTCGTGCTCATCTTTCAACGGCGCATCGAATTTTGCGCTAGCTCAAGTCTTCTCCTGACCAAGGTGTTTTCTTTTTGGCGATGAGTGATTTTCAATTAAGAGGGTATTTTGATGCCGATTGGGCCACTTGTTCTACAACTCGAAAGTCAGTCAGTGGGTACTGTATTTTCCTTGGTTCCTCTTTGATTTCGTGGAAATCAAAGAAACAAACGACGACTTCCAGATCTAGCTCTGAAGCCGAGTATCGTGCCATGGCGCTCGCGACTTGTGAACTTCAATGGTTGCTGTATTTGCTTCGTGACTTGCAAATTCCTCACTCTCTATCGGCAATTCTTTGCTGTGATAATCAGTCAACGATGCATATCGCTCAGAACGCTATATTTCATGAACGGACTAAATACATAGACGTCGACTGCCATGTTGTTCGTGACAAAGTCAAATCTATGGTTCTTCAGCTAATCCCAGTCCGATCGGAGCATCAACTCGCCGATTTGTTTACAAAACCTCAACGTCGGTCGACGTTTGTGTATTTTCTGGGCAATCTGGGCTTTTCGCTTCCAGTTACTCGCCAGTTTGAGGGAGGGTAACAAGACAGTCCCTATTCCATCATAATACATATGAATTAGTCCTTGTAATCTGTGTAGGtacatatttttatttttgtgTATATTATAAATGGGATGTACTATTGTTATGAAAGTAATAAGAAAATTCCTCctattttacacaaatataatactAGCCATTTAACTCTATAATCATTTTCTTACTCATCATAAAACGCAATTTTATTTATAAATTAATGACTAAAGTTCGATCAGATCATTAGGATTCAAGAGAAGTGGCCAACTACTCATGCATTTTGATTGTAGCAAGAAGAGCTTTACTTATACAGAAAGAGAACATTAAGCAGATATGAGATATCCATCTAGTAAAATAGGATATTCATTCTGATTTCTGACTATTTCCCTGATTATAATTAAGCACAAACGATAAGGATGTGGATGTCAACAGACTGACAGAAGTAGAAATTGGTATTTCTGTAATAGTTCTGTACATTATGCTCTTAACTCTTAAGTGAGCTGGATAAATACACAATCAAACATTCATAGCAAGAATGATTCAAGTTCATATAAGTGTAGAAGAAAGGCATACAGAAAAGTTCTCATCAAAACACATAAGAGAGATTCAACAAGATTGTGAGAAATGAGCAAGGCTGGAGTGTTGTCAGTGTATGTTTATACTCTCTCCGTCTCAAAATAGATGCAGATTTTTCAATACAAATTACATATAAAAAATTGTATCTAttttgagacggaggtagtatattATTAAACGAAAGGAAACAACAAAACCCCCATCGCTGGGGTAAAACTTCCAACTTCAAGCAAGGCGTGTATATAAATGTGAGTGGTTCTTCCCTTGATAATTACAGAGCCGGGTGGTGTGTTCATTGCGAACATTTCTTTCGCCTACTACTGAGAGCATCCACAATAGGACGGGAGCAAAATTCAAGCCAACTCATCATTGCCACATAATCAAAAGTAGAAGTTGACTCTCATCTCTCCAATAAATAATCTTCATATTAAAACACATTTTTAAAATATCATTccaaaatataatatatttattaataaaattattagttaAAACACTAAAGTTGGCCTTCAGTTTTTTTAATTCACTCAAATATGGAGGGTTAGGGCCAAGTCACACTTGAGACATTGTCACGATTCAAGATTGAACCGAAACCGGTTTTAAATTGGACCAGTCAAATTTGGATCGACCGAAAATCAACCCGGACCCATAAAAAATCGGTTCAAGTCCGGTTCAAAATTTTCGACTCGGATCCGTCCTACGTGGCAAACATGATGACTTGGACAAATAGTATCGTGACACGTGGCACAAATGGATGACGTTGACCTGACATTGACGACACATGGCAAAATGTGATTACGTGTACCTGACATACATGACATGTGGACCCATAATGGAGTGTCACGTGACCAGCCAATGACACGTGTCCCGTAGACCGGGTTAGGACCGGTTCGTTGACCAACCCGTCGGGTTCAAAAAAACCGAATCAAGATCGGTCAAAATCTTTTCGAACCGGATCCGACCCTAATCCGGATTAAACCAGCCCATTACCATGTCTACTTGACCGTCCTACCGGAGATGTTATAGAAAATACCGTGTGCACGTTGCCTGTGCTCCTTTGGAGTGACCCCATCAATTCTATAGTTGGAACTTTAAAATGTCAGTTTTATCATGAAAAGTGTGCAATATTTATTAAAATGCCCTCCTTAGTTTCATTGTTCATAGGCGGAATTTAGATTTTTCAATTATAATGTCTTTGGTACTTTCGTTTCCATAACATTACTCAACTTCAAATGGAAATTGGCTTTAATTTAATTTTAAAGTGGAAATTGTAGTGTCATGAGAACTGTCCTTGAgagaaaatctaatattttgaatcGCAATATTGGTCGTTATATTATCTCTATGACAAGAAAAGAAACTACAATTTTCACTCGCACAACTTTTACATTCAATGACTTTAGCCCCTCTGTTCACCTTCTGAACTAGACGAGAACAAAATTACAGACAACTGAAGTGCTGCTGGAAGTTTTTTGCACTTCTCTAAACCAGACTTTTTCATTAGAACGTCTCCATATTTTTCAGACAAAAAATCAACCAACTTGCGCAGATCGATCATGTAAACCAATCCGTCGAACATTGCCGCTACTCGTCAATTTGCCTGATTTCCATGCTATGAATTGAGGGATCAAACCCAGGAGGAACGAAAATAGTATCATCCCACGTCGAAGTAGAATTGTCCTGCAAACAATTTTCATTTCATAGAGTTATTCAATGATGTTTCAACATATGAGGTCTTGGAATTAAAAGCATTATTAACTTATTCTTTACCTTCATTTTCTCTATCATTTCTTCTAAAATACaaacctacaaaaaaaaaaaaatggttcatAAGCATTTACATATTGAGatcattttaaaaataaaataaaatgagaaataataattttttttgtcACTTCCATATGAGTTTGGGGTTTAGAGTTTGAGATTTGTGGTCAAGGTTATTATGCCACTTTCACatttttcatttttaaaaaaaaattaatataaaatcGTTTGGTGGAAGATTGACCTCTTATATAGTTGTCATTAGACCCTTGTTATATAGTATAGTGAGTATGCATTATCGATTAATCGGAATTGTATTTGGTTTCAATTTAATTTAATCGACATTAAAATCTATCCGTGACGGTTTTGTGCACATGCATACAATTCGCCTGCAAACAGACCGATCCACATTGAATATCTTGGAAGTTTTGTTAACTGATTTTTCATTCTCAACAGCATCCACGATCTGGACAAAATGAGCAATGGAATTTATGGAAAATATGCCTTACAATTGAAGTAGCAGATGACAAACACACAAACAACTGCCAGCCAAGTTTGCTAATCTATACATGGGAGCATTTAACTAAAACAACCTATTCATGGAAAGATCCAAATTGAGTAAGATTTTCAATAGAGTAAATGTCATGATGTGGTGGTGGAGATATAAGTGGAACTCCAGGCTTTGAATTCCTCAACCTTGCAATATATGCACTAACTTTTTTCCCAGGCTTTACACCTTGTGCAATTTTTATTTCTATCTGATCAGCATTGACCAAAAATGTAGGTGTGACACCAAAACGTCCTGAAGCAACCTGAAGAATGAACAGCAATTTTCTTAAGCTAACTTAGAAAAAAATATGTCAAGGTTTCGTTATATTTCAGAAAAATACCACCCGATATGGGTTTCCACAAAGCAAGAATCCAGACATTTAGCTACACATTGCGTGAAGGCAACTAACTTATATGTTGATATATGACAACCAGGATTCATCAAATTACAGATAAGAAATCCCTTTCTGACCTGCTTGATAGCACTTGCAGCAGTATCACCATTCTGAAGACCTTTGAGGTGTGGAAGCTAGGAGAGTATCCGTCAACAGCATCTGTCAGTGGTTTCCAGTGAATGGGATCCTGATCCAAAATCATATAGTTGTAAAGTTGTCATATAATGTTTCATGGTAAGCAATCAGCATAGTACAACTTCAGCAGGGCTGTTGGTGCCATATACTGGTAGACAAATTACCTCACCACCTTCCCCTGAATTAGATTTTCCACCAATCCTATTCATTGCTATGACAATGGCTTCATGAGTTTCTCTTGATATAGCTCCAAGTGGCATCCCACCACCAGTGCAAAACTGTTCGACAATAGATGAAGCAGGTTCAACCTTCCCACACCGGAATTGGCCGACGATCACTTTTCAAACTCAAGAAGATCATGGAGAACCTAAAAGGAAATGGGAAAAAAAATATATCAGATACTATTTCCAAACATCTTCCAGAACTAAGTAGGAAAAAAACAGTTAGCCAAATGCTGCTGATAGATTGAAAACGCTTTCACTCTTTTGACGAACAGCTTTGTGAAGCAATTTTGACATTTCAGGGTTGTTTCCGTGATATTCTCATGTTGAAAATCATAACAATAATAGAATCATACGTGACACGATTCGGCGCACAATCCCTTTTGTGTATATCCTCGAATAGCTCCAAAGCTCGCTTGATACGATTTGTCTTACAACAACCATCAATCAAACAATTATAAGTCACAACGTCTGGGATAAAGCCCTCGAACTACATATGACGAAACATGTGATTAGCTTCCCATAACCTCCTCCTAATAGCCTTTCGACAACCAGTCTGGATAGCATGCTTACAATAAGAACTAATCGATATAGTGTGCGTAAACATATCAGGTGGGCATCTGAATGCAGGTAATTCCATTTGCTCCAACAAAAACCTAGCTGTTATTGAACTTCCCAACTCTACAGAGAGCAAAGATCATGGTATTATAAGTAAACATCGGGTTTGCACCTAAACTGCTTCATCCTATGAAAAGTATACAATGCCCCATTGACCAATCCTTCTTCTGCTAGGAATTTTTATCAAACACGTAACAGACTCAGTAGTAACCAGCCTCTTACCATAATCTCCGACCGCCATTTGTCTCAAAAACTCCCATAAACGCTTGTATTCATTCGCTCTAGAGAATACGATGCCCATCTCTTTACAATTGAGATCATCATGCTCGAAATTGAAAATTTTACGACCCAATGGAATAATTCGATTGCTTTGTCGAAGTCCTAAAACAACTTTTCGTGGGTCTCTGTAAGCGGCTGGACCCAGAACGAGTACGTTGTTATGGAAATTTCAGGATTCTTCGTTGAGGCGGCGCTGTTTTAACGGGGAGCGGTGGCGATTGGTCGGTTGGCGGCCGATGGAGCGGGGGGATTGGAGGAGGTGTCTGGGGATGGATTTGAGGGTGTCGGAGTCcagataaataaatataataatggtgTTGGGGTTCGTTGAAGTAGCGAGATTGGAATCGGTTGGTCTGTCTTGGCAATCGATTCGGTTGGACCGGTTAGAATTGATGTATTGTATATAATCGATATAATTTCAGTTGAAGGTGAGTAGAGCAAATAACAAGGGTAATTTTGCCCCATTCGGTACCTGCTTTTTGGGTCCCTCAAGAATTCCCCCCAAATtttatcaaaataaaaaaaaaaagaattccccccaataaataaataaatattttttgaaaaatgattCAACAATATATAATCAAAATGTTATGTTGAACTTTGAGGATTGAAACACAGTACTTAAACCAACTGGGCTAGTTTCTCTCCCTTCTTGATCTTCTCTTAGCAAAGTAGAAAAGGGTCTCCTATCAGACTCTTCATTTGTTCTTACCCTTACAAATTTGTTTTCTTTTATTTACCTCCGTCGATTTTACCGATCAAATTGAAAGTGTCCCCATTGTTTCTGTTGCCACTTCGTACAAGGTGAATTGTCCCCATTGTTTCTGTTGCCACTTCGTACAGGGTGAATTCTTTTTGCCGATTGAATTTCTTGTTTTCACGGAATGTCGATTGACTCGGTGCTTCGAATTGTTTTCTGCTAAGTATGTGCGTTTAGTTTGTATTCAATTGGGTTGTTATGTCTGATTCACGCTTATGATTTCTTGCTGCTACTCTAAATTCTCTCCATACCTGATTTCAGATCGTAATTCTCATTAATTTTCGGCATGAACAACCCTGTCCCTGGATTAGCTCTGACATATTTGAGATTCTTTTGGTTGTATCATAAACTGActgatatgatttttttttttaggatATGATTTGCTGCATAACAAATCCTTGAACTTGAAGTGACTATGCAATGTTTTGTTTTATTTCAGCAACCATTCTTGCATCATTGCCTgttattcattatcatcattttGTCACCATCTTGCTTAGTAATCATACTTGCACTTTTTGTAACCAGATTGCACAAGACCATATAGAGATTTATGCTATTTGCACACCATGTTATAGGAATTTGCCTTGATGATCTTCTGGTGGCCTAAATGATCTTGATGATCTTCTGGTTGTTGTAGGAATATGCCTTCTTGCTGGGAAGTTAATATCTTGTTTAGAGCGACGCAATCATGGTGTTGATTTCGAGAATAAAAGAAACATTCATAATGTATCGATCATAGGTCATGTAGGTCATGGTACGTCATATTTAATTCTGAATTTTCAAACTCAAATTAAGCAATTTTGTTGCTGATCTTGAGGGTTTGTTTCTTTCAAGAAAATCGATCTTGAAGAATGATGTATGTGGTTAGGAATCGGTACCGAGTCTGGTATAACCGCTACTTCAATCGGAGTCTCTGTGCTTTATCACATGTCTGATTCTGAGAGATTTCTCATACATTTCATGGATACTCACAGTCACGTGGATTCTCGGCAAAGGCTACGGCTGCTCTCCGTATTACAGATGGTGCCCTTGTGGTCGTAGGTTGTGTGGAAGGATTCTCCTTGCACACCAAACTGCTGCTTAGACAAGCTTTGGGTGAAAGCCTCAAGCGTATACTCTCAATCAATAAATTGGATCGGTTGTTTGTGGATTTCAATGGAGAAGTAGTATACAAACGGTTGGAGAAACTCATCGATGAGGTAAACGTGCTGCTAAAATTATTATGAAGACCCGTTTCAAGGTGAATCTTTGGATCGGTTCTTTACAATAATTTTATGCAAATGTCATTCACTGAGTTAGTTTTGGGATTGAGTCATCTTATTTTGATATCAGAGTCCAGGCTCGTTCTCGATGTGTAAAAAAATTTAAGAATCCAATCAAATTTCATGAGTACAATCTTTTTCATGACAATTTCTAAAAGTCCAATCAAATTTCATTCGTACGATCTTTTTCATGGCATCTTTTTTCAAAACTGAAGATTCTTGACCTTTTTAACACTCCGAAGAACAAATTATGATAATTAAATTTATAGAGATCCAGTAAATCTATTCCCAAATAAAGCACAAACGAAACGAGCATTCATTATAAAATCCCAAATTAATAATTTGATATAAGTACTCTTGTGAGTCGTTGAAGCTGTCAATCCATTCCATGAAACGCCCGATTCCGCATAAATCTTAAAGACATGACAAAATGAACAAATTTTAGTTGTTTTGAAGGGAAAAACCCAATCTGAGATGTCAAGATCAAAAACTAACtcaataaataaatatacaaaaacgattatattttaatttttttaatctaCCTCTACAAAAACAATTTAATAAATAGTTAAGAGACAAATTGACATCAACTAATACGGGTACAGTACTTTTGTGTATTTTTTCGGAGGGAGGTGAACATCAAATAGTCGGACCGGAAACGGCGTTTCCGGTCCGACTAATTGCGATTACGGAGGGTGATTAATTAGTTAAAACCGGAATCGGGTAACCGGTTTTAAGTAAAACCGGTAATGGCATTACCggtttttgataatatttttacATAATCTGTTCCTAAATAATTACGTGTAATTACTGTAAAAAATTCCGTAGGTTCGGAACATATATTTTAGGTTATATTAGGTTCGGAAGATTTAAAAATAAATTATTGGTTCTGAGTTTAGGTTCGGGAAAACCGGTTCTGTACTGAACCGAACGGGTTTTAATTGAACCGAACTGGTCTGATTTAAAAAAGTACGAAATGACAAAAGTAGCCTTTGACCAAAAATCTGACGCGTTaatatttctgtaattattttaaaaatcgaAGGGTAAAACAGTCTGTAAACAATAATTAAGGGTACGCTGGTAATTTGACATTAAAACTGGTTTAAAAAAATCGAACCGAACCGAACCGATTCGGTTCGAACCGCGTCTTCTTCCTCGCGACAACACGTTTTCTCTCTCCTCTTCGTCGCTCTGTCTTCGCCGTTCTCGCCGATTCCGGCGACGTCGAGCTTCAAGTCCGGTACCGTTTTACTCGTTTCGACGATACAAACACGATGGTAGCTTTAGATTTTCTAACTCGGCCTAGATTTTCCATAATCGTGATTTAATCAAATCGGGCCGACGATATTCCGGCGACGTGCTTCAAGTCCGGTACCGGTCGACTCGTTTCTTCGATACGAACACGATGGTAGCTTTAGATTTTTCTAATTCGGCCTAGATTTTCCGTAATCGTGATTTTTCTAAATCGGGCCGGcgaaaaaaaaatcaaaaccgGAAATGGGAAACCCGGTCAACCGGTTTGACCGGGAATCCCAATTCCGGTTATAATTAGTCTTAATTAACGCTAATTAATTCTTGGACCGGAAACGCCGTTTCCGGTCCAACTACAAATGTTTACAACTCCGTCATTTTTCATTCAAAAGTCCacctaatttaaaaaaaaaaaaaaatttgtaatttTCTGCAACTAATACATGCATTTCTCTAATCATCAGATAAAATATAAGGCATCTTTATTGCTTCAATCAATGAAGTTAATTAACTCCAATATGAAACCTTTCAATCTAAATTTCATAGGCAATTAGCTTCAACAAAAATACATACTAAACCCAACATGTATGAATATGCC
Proteins encoded in this region:
- the LOC139882640 gene encoding uncharacterized protein, which encodes MVHGFLLLYQQARDLLGANGFLKQSIILMELLKDIRLFGNILWWALAKHGVSSQYITFIQDMYEGVRTSMGTNGGDMSYFPITIGVHQGSALSPYLFIEGVNAKLELWKESLESKGFRLSRSKTEYMHCDFSGQGRGQSSTIQLGGEDVPRCDSFRYKMERLTRMSLIAYKRDGKNGEKQPKQQEHKVKVVEMRMLRWSSGLTLKDKVQNKTIRSNLKVAPIDEKIREGRLRWFRHVRRRPIDAPVRKCEDRDIGTERRGRGRPRLTWERVTRKDLDLLDILEDLVEERGEWRRSIHVADAL